CGGTCGCGCAGAACGGGCACGCCATGCCGCAGCCCGCCTGCGACGAGATGCACACGGTGTTGCGCTGCGGGTACCGCATGAGCACTGATTCGAACGTCGACCCGTCCACCGCGCGCCACAGTGTCTTACGGGTCTCCCCCGCATCACACTGGATCTCGCGAACGGGGTTGATCAACGCGGGGAACAACTTCTCGGCGACCTGGTTCCGCACGGCCGCGGGGAGGTCGGTCATCTGCTGCGGATCGGCGATGAGCCGGCCGTAGTACTGGTTGGCCAGCTGCTTGGCCCGGAACGCGGGCAGCCCGAGTTCGGCGACGGCCGCGGCGCGACCGGCCTCATCGAGATCGGCCAGGTGCTGCGGCGGCATGGCCCGCCGCGGTGCTTCGAAGACGAGCTGTTGTTTCATGCCGATACCTTCACTGATGTCTTTCCGACCGTGCGGTCGTCGCCGAGGAGTTCGCCCACCGCCCTGTCGACGGTGGCCAGCAGGTCGGGGTCGACGCCCGCGCGGCCGCGGACGAACACCGATGCGCGGTTGGCCTCGGGCATGTCGTCGGCGACCACGAGGCCGTCGGGCAGCCGGCCGATCATCGGCAGCAGCGCGACGCCGAGCCCCGAGCGCACCGCGGCCACCAGGCCGGACAGGTCCGCGCATTCGACGACGATCCGGTAGTCGATGTCGAGTTTCTCCAGCGCCGCGAAGGCCGGCTCGCGCAGCGTGCAGGGCTCGGCGTACACCACCACAGGAAGCGGACCATCGGGCGTGAAGGTGCGTGCCGAGATCCATTTCAGCGCGACCATTCCCGACGCGTTCGCGCGGTCCCATCCCGAGCCGTCGAGCATCACGGCGACATCCACGGTGCCGTGTTCGATCGCGTCGGCCAGTGCGACGTTGCGGTCCAACCGGAACCGCACGCGCCAGTCCGGCAGGCATTCGCCGAGCGCATCGGTCAATCCGGGCAGCATGACGTCGGCACCGTGTTCGGTGGCCCCGATCAGCAGAGTCTTCTCCTCCGCCGCCCCGAGGTCGGCGAGCGCCGCGTCGTGCGCGGCGAGGATCCGACGGGCGTGTGTGACGACGCGGTGGCCGAGTTCGGTGAAGGCCATGCCGCGCCCGGACCGCTGGACGATCGGGCCGCCGACGACACCCTCGAGACGACGCACGTGTTGGCTGACCGCGGACTGGGTCAGGTGCAGAACCGCCGCCGCGCGGTGAAATCCACCACAGTCGGCGACGGCGACCAGACTGCGCAGTGGCGCGATGTCCAAGACCTGTCCCACCGGCCGTACGGTACTCCGATCAGCACTGACGATCAATTTCGTCGCGTTGCACCGGTGGCCGTGGACGATCCGATAAGCAATTGTGATCGAACCGCGGCCCGATTGTTCGTTGGACTTGGCCGTCCCGCACACCACACGATGGCCCCATGTCCGACACCCTTGACCGGATGCCCGCCCGCACCGCGTCGGCGGTGACATTCCTGTACGCGTTGGGCTATCCGATCGGCAACGCCGCGGTGGCGGCCATGTCGCCGATGGCGGTGCTGGTGTTCCGCTTCGGCCTGGCGGCCGCGATCCTCGGCGCATGGGCGCGGTTCGCGGGTGTGCGGTGGCCACGAGGCGGCAAGCTGGGCCATGTCGCTGTCGCCGGACTGCTCATGCAGGGCGTGCAGTTCTGCTTCCTGTACCTTGCCATCGAGCGTGGTGCGCCTGCCGTGCTGTGCGCGGTGGTGATCGCGATGAACCCGGTCACCACGGCCATGCTCACCGCGGCGTTCCTGCGCGACCGGCTCGGGCTGCGGCGCATCCTGGCCCTGGTGCTCGGCATCGCCGCGGTGCTCGCGGCCTGCGCGAGCCGGCTCGCCGCAGAGAACGGCGTCGACCCCGTCATGCTGCTGTTGCTCGCGGCGCTGCTCGGCCTGTCCGCCGGGGGCGTCTACCAACAGCGGTTCTGCGCGGATGTGGATTTCCGTGCCGCTACGGCCGTGCAGAACGCGGTGGCGTTGATCCCGGCTGCGGTGTTCGCGGCGCTCACTCCGTTCGCTGTGCACGACCCCAAGCACGCGGTGGCGGCCGTGGCCGGGGTGGTGCTGCTCAACGCGGCGCTCGGGGTGTCGATGTACGTGCGCGCGATCAGCCGACACGGCGCGCCCGCCGTCACGATGCTGTTCTGCGTGATCCCCGCGGTCGCGGGGGTGCTGTCGTGGCTGATGCTCGGCGAGCGGCCCGATGTGGGAATCGCCGTCGGGCTTGTGGTCGGGGCGGCGGCCTGCTGGCTCAACAGCTCCGGGTCACGCCAGCAGCGTCAGCACGATCCAGGTCGCGACGGCTGACGGCAGCACCGAGTCGATGCGGTCCATGAGGCCGCCGTGGCCGGGTAGCAGGGTGCCCATGTCCTTGATTCCCAGATCGCGTTTGACCTGAGATTCGACCAGATCGCCGAGCGTTCCGGTGATCACCAGCATGATGCCGAGCGGCACACCCACCCAGGCCGGCTTGTCCAGCAGGAACGTCACGGCCAGGACCGAGACGACGATGCCGAGCACCAGCGAGCCGGCCAGGCCCTCCCAGGATTTCTTGGGGCTTATCGCGGGCACCATCGGGTGCTTGCCGAACAGCACGCCTGCGGTGTAACCGCCGACGTCGGACGCCACCACGCCCAGCATCAGACAGAACACGCGGCCGGCGCCGTCGTCGGGATAGATCAGCAGCGCTCCGAACGCGCCGAACAGCGGGATCCAGGCGGCCAGGAACACCGTCACGGACACGTCGCGCAGGTAGTTGTCCGGCGCCGCGGACAGCCCGCCGGACAACAGGCGCCAGATCAGGCACAGCACCACGGTGCCGCCGAATCCGCCGAGTGCACCGGCAGGACCGAACGGCAGGGTCAGCCACACCATGGCCTGCCCGCCGATCAGCAACGGGAGGACGGGGATCGAGAAACCCCCGGTGCGCAGCCGTCGCACGACCTCGTGTGTAGCGACAGCCATCGCGACCGCGACGACGCCGACCCACACGAGGGGCGCGAACAGCAGGATCGCGATGACGCCGCCGCCGAGGCCCACACCGACGCCGATGGCCGCCGGAAGGTCACGACCGGCGCGGGACTGCTTCTTCTGCGGTTCTCCGACCGGTTTGCTTGCCACGAGACTCGCTTGCTGATCGGTCACTCAGACCTCCAGCAACTCGCCTTCCTTGTGTTTGACGAGTTCATCGATCTGCGCGGTGTAGGTGTGCGTCGACTTCTCGAGGTCCTTCTCGGCACGACTGACCTCGTCCTCGCCGGCCTCGCCGTCCTTCTTGATGCGGCTGAGCTCTTCCATGGCCTTGCGCCGGATGTTGCGCACGGAGACCTTGGCGTCCTCACCCTTGGCCTTGGCCTGCTTGACCAGCTCGCGGCGACGCTCCTCGGTGAGCTGTGGGATCGCGACGCGGATGATGGTTCCGTCGTTGCTGGGGTTCACGCCGAGGTCCGAGTTGCGGATGGCGTCTTCGATCGCCCTGAGCTGCGAAGCCTCGTAGGGCTTGATCACCACGAGGCGCGCCTCGGGGACGTTGATGCTGGCCAGTTGGGTGATCGGCGTCATCGACCCGTAGTAGTCGATGTTGATGCGCGAGAACATGCCCGGGTTGGCCCGGCCGGTCCGGATCGAGCCGAGCTCGTCCTTGGCCACGGACACGGCCTTCTCCATCTTCTCCTCGGCATCGAAGAGAGTCTCGTCGATCACTTCACCGTCTCCCGTCGCTGTCGCGTTCGCTCATGTGGCTCCACTCCTCAGGTGGTGACCAGCGTTCCGATCTTCTCACCCGCCACCGCCCGAGCGATATTGCCACTGGTGAGCAGGTTGAACACAAGGATCGGCATGCCGTTGTCCATGCAGAGGCTGAAGGCGGTCGCGTCGGCGACCTTGAGCCCGCGGTCGATGACCTCGCGGTGGCTGATCGCGGTGATCAGCTCGGCGTCCGGGTTGGTCCGGGGGTCGTCGGTGAAGACACCGTCGACCGCCTTTGCCATCAGGACCACTTCCGCACCGATCTCCAGGGCCCGCTGGGCCGCGGTGGTGTCGGTCGAGAAGTACGGCAGGCCCATGCCCGCGCCGAAGATGACGACGCGCCCCTTCTCCAGGTGCCGCACCGCGCGCAGCGGGATGTAAGGCTCGGCGACCTGCCCCATGGTGATCGCCGTCTGCACGCGGGTGTCGATGCCTTCCTTCTGCAGGAAGTCTTGCAGCGCAAGGCTGTTCATCACGGTGCCGAGCATGCCCATGTAGTCCGAGCGGGTGCGTTCCATACCACGCTGCTGCAGCTGGGCACCGCGGAAGAAGTTGCCTCCGCCGATGACGACTGCCACCTGCGCCCCGCTACGGACCACTTCGGCGATCTGCCGCGCCACCTGCGCCACGACATCGGGATCCAGACCCACCTGTCCGCCACCGAACATCTCGCCGCCCAGCTTGAGCAGGACGCGGGTATAGAGCGGACGAATCGGTGCTGCCCGGCCGGCGACATTCGAATCCGCCATCGGTCTCCTCGGCACTCCTCGCATTAGAGAGCCATCCAGGCGATTGCCCAGGACGGCAACTCCATCCTGCCTCATGGCAGGCGTCAGGCCATGCCCGGGGCCTCGGGACTTTCGCGTGTCGCCGGCCGGAGCGGCTCAGCCGAGGTGCGCCTGCAGCAACCAGCCCGCGACCGATTTGCGTCCGTTCCCCTCGTCGCGGATGTCGCTGCCTGCGAAAGCGGCGAAGTCGGTGAACTCGGCGGGAACGTTGGCGTGGATGCGGGCAGGGCTGATGTCGTCGATCACCCAGTACCTGCCGACGACGTCGCGCAGTTCGTCGGCGGTCACCGGGTTGGCCGGGCCGGTGTCGCCCATCGTCGCCTTGTCGAAGACCAGGACGACGTACGTCGCCCCGGGGGCCGCCGCTCGCACGATCGACTGTTGGTAACCCTCGCGCAGTTCGACGGGCATGGAGTGGAACAGCGTGCTGTCGACGATCGTCCCGAACCGGCCGTCGTATCCGGTGAAGGAGCTGATGTCGGCGACCTCGAACGTCGCGTTGGTCAGACCGCGCCTGGCCGCCTCCGCGCGGGCCAGCTCGATCGCGGTCGGCGACTGATCGAGCCCGACGGTGGTGAATCCACGCTCGGCGAGGTACAGCGACGTCGCGGCCTCTCCGCAGCCGGCGTCGAGTACCTCACCGTGGAACTTGCCCGCGTCGATCAACTTCGCGATCTCGGGCTGCGGTTCACCGATGCTCCACGGTGGCCGCATCCCGGCGAAGGTCGGGCCGTCTCCGCGGTATGCCGATTCGAAAACTTCCTCTGGTGTGGTCATGCACCCGGTATATCAACCCAGTTGATATGTGTCAATATGCTTGATATGAGCGACATCCTCGAGGTTCAGCCGCTGGGCTTTCTGATGTACCGCGTGACCGCGGTGCTCCAGCCCGCCGTCGCCGCACAATTGCAGCCGCTGGGCCTGAAGCTCCCCGAATTCGTCTGCCTGCGAATCCTCTCCACCGCCCCCGGGCAGTCCAACGCCGAACTCGCACGCCACATCAACGTCTCCCCGCAGGCCATGAACAACGTGCTGCGCGCGCTGGAGGACAAGGGCGCCGTCCGCCGCCCGGACACCGCCTCGTCGGGCCGAGCCCTGCCGGCCGAACTGACCCCTGACGGCGCCAAGTTGCTCAAGCACGCCGAGGCGGCCGTCCTGACCGCCGAGGAGCAGGTGCTGGCCAACCTCACACCGACGCAACGCCGCGAGCTCAAGCGACTGCTGGCGCATGCGGTGGACTGACCTCGGGTCGAATGCAACAGACCCCCAAACCTGTTGCGGTGAAGGGGGTCTGGCGCAGGTGATGCGCTAACGGATCGGTTCGACCCGCTTGATGAGCAGACCGAAGCACAGCGCACCGCCGACCACAACGGCACCGGTCAACAGGAGGGGCACCTCGAACGAGCCGGTCGCACCGTAGAGCGCCCCGATCACGATCGGACTCAGCGCGCTGCCGATGTTGGAGAAGAAGTTCTGGGTGGCGCCCAGGCTTCCGACAGTGCTGGAGTCGACGACGTCTGCGGGCAGGCACCAGATGGTGACGATGGTGAACGCCGAGGCGGCATACGAGATCGACATCAGCACGAGTGCCTGCCAGGCGTGCGGTGCGACGGCCGCGAGCGCAATCACCGAGCACACGAGCATGCCGCCGACCAGACAGGTCTTGCGCACGCGGTTCAACGACCACCCCCGCGCGAGCAGGTAATCGCCCACCAGCCCGCCCACCCAGCTGCCGAGGATCGCCGCCAGCGGCGGGATCATGCCGAACACGCCGAGCTTGAGCAGGTCGAAACCGCGCTCCTCCACCAGATAGGACGGGAACCAGGTGAGAAAGAACGTGATCATGAAGTTGAGGCAGAAGAAGCCAAGCATCATGCCCCACACCGTCCGGCGGGCGAACAGCTCCAGGATCCGCATCGGCTTGGCGTCCGGATCACGGTTGGCGGCCGCCTGCTCTCGATGACTTTCGTGGATGATCGCGAGCTCGGCCTCGTTGACCGCCGACATCACCTCGGGGCGCCGGTACCACGCCCACCAACCGATCGCCCACAGCACACCGAGCGCACCGGCGAACACGAATGCCGCTCGCCAGCCCCAGAGCCCGATCACGAGTGCGATCAACGGCGTGGCCGCGGCACTGCCGATACGGGCGCCGCTGTCATAGACGGACGTGGCACGGCTACGCAGGCGCAGCGGGAACCAGTGCGAAACCGTCTTCGCCGCAGCGGGATACGCGCCGGCCTCACCGACCCCCAGGCCGAGCCGCAGCCCGAGCAACGCGCCGAAGCTGTTGACCAATCCGGTGGCACCGGTGAACACCGACCACACGAGCACCGAGGCGCCGAACATCACGCGTTCTCCGAACCGGTCGATGAGTCGACCGGCCGGGATCTGCATGAGCGCATAACTCCAGGAGAACGCGCTGAGAATGAGGCCCTTCTCCGTAGGAGTGAGGTGGAAATCCTCGGTCATGAACGGCAGGCTCACCGACACTGCCGAACGGTCGATGTAATTGATCGCCAAACCGACCGCACAGAACACCGCGACCGCCCACCTGATCCGCGACGCCCGGCTGCTGCCGGATGTCGCCGGATCGGGTTCGGCGGATTTCCCGTGCGTCACTGCCGGTGTGCTGGTCATCGTCGAGCCTCCATGATCAAGCGATTGTGATCGTTTCGCGCAGTAGAAGTGAGGGGCAGGTCCAGATCCACGGAGCTGTGGCGCTCGACACACTCACCGCCTCAGGCCACAATGATCAAACCAATCATCTGGTTTGTCAATAGCCGAGACATTCCCGTCTTTCTGCGCGTTATATGCAGCTTCTATCTACACCGGTGGCTTATATGCGCGTATCGCGCATATAGCGTTGACTTGCGCACATCGCGCATGTAACGTCTGGTTCGTGACACAGCGCACAGACATCGACGTTCAAAACCCCTTCGGCGGTGACAACGACGGCGACGGCGACGACCAGGGTGACGAGCGAGGCGCACGCCGCCGAGACATCCGCGGAGCACGCCGCCGAGAGCAGATCTTGCAGCTGCTGCAAACCGTCGAATCCGGCTCGATGAGCGTCGAGGAGATCGCTGAACGGTTCAATGTCTCCTTCGCAACGGTGCGGCGCGATCTGAGTCGGCTGCATCAGGACCGACACATCACCCGTACGTACGGCGGCGTGGCGTTGACGGTTCCCGCCGAGTTGTCGATCCATCAGCGTCACCTGGAATTCACCCGTGAAAAGGACGCCATCGGGCGCGTCGCGGCCGAGGCCGTCACAGACGGCGCCGTCGTCATCGTCGATGCGGGCACCACCACCGAATTCGTCGCGCGCCACCTCACTGCGGCCGATGTGACCGTGTTCACCAACGGAATCGGTGCGATCAACATCCTTGCGCGCAAAGAGCATGTGTCGCTGGTGGTGCTGGGTGGCCGGTTGCGGCGCGTCAACGAGACGATCAGCGGTGCGGAGGCAGAGAACATGCTGCGGTCGGTCGTCGCCGATTTCGCCTTCGTCGGCGCCGACGCCGTGCATCCCGAGTATGGCGTCGCGTCACGGACTCTCGAGCAGAGCCGGCTCAAAACCCTGATGATGCAACGCGCAAGGCAGACGGTCGTCGTCGCCGATCATCGAAAGCTCACCACCGACCAGTTCAACTACTGGTCGGAGCTCCCGGCGAACTGGCGGTTCGTCACCGACGACGGCGCCGAGACCGAGGCAGGCAGTGCCGCCCTCGAAGAACTTCGCCGCATCGGTGCAGACATCGACCTGGCGCATCCACTGCGAGTCCTGATTGAAACCGCCGAAGAGAGAGGCACTGAGTCGTGACGACCACGATGGCGCAATCCGGAAAAGCCCCCGCACCAACGGATTCAGACGGCTTCCGGCAGGCAGTGCTGTATCAGCCAAATGACATGCGCATCGAGCGGGCCGCGATGCCGCGGCTCCAACCCGGGGACGTGTTACTACGGGTCGACGCCGCACTTCTGTGCGGCACCGATGTCCGGATCTTCGAAGGTCGCAAGCAGAAGAACGTCACGTTCCCGACCGTGCTCGGCCATGAGTTCGCCGGAACCGTCGTCGATGCCAACGGACCGTTGCCGGACGGGGTGAACATGGGCGACCAGGTCGC
This genomic window from Mycolicibacterium goodii contains:
- a CDS encoding LysR family transcriptional regulator — protein: MGQVLDIAPLRSLVAVADCGGFHRAAAVLHLTQSAVSQHVRRLEGVVGGPIVQRSGRGMAFTELGHRVVTHARRILAAHDAALADLGAAEEKTLLIGATEHGADVMLPGLTDALGECLPDWRVRFRLDRNVALADAIEHGTVDVAVMLDGSGWDRANASGMVALKWISARTFTPDGPLPVVVYAEPCTLREPAFAALEKLDIDYRIVVECADLSGLVAAVRSGLGVALLPMIGRLPDGLVVADDMPEANRASVFVRGRAGVDPDLLATVDRAVGELLGDDRTVGKTSVKVSA
- a CDS encoding DMT family transporter codes for the protein MPARTASAVTFLYALGYPIGNAAVAAMSPMAVLVFRFGLAAAILGAWARFAGVRWPRGGKLGHVAVAGLLMQGVQFCFLYLAIERGAPAVLCAVVIAMNPVTTAMLTAAFLRDRLGLRRILALVLGIAAVLAACASRLAAENGVDPVMLLLLAALLGLSAGGVYQQRFCADVDFRAATAVQNAVALIPAAVFAALTPFAVHDPKHAVAAVAGVVLLNAALGVSMYVRAISRHGAPAVTMLFCVIPAVAGVLSWLMLGERPDVGIAVGLVVGAAACWLNSSGSRQQRQHDPGRDG
- a CDS encoding phosphatidate cytidylyltransferase; its protein translation is MTDQQASLVASKPVGEPQKKQSRAGRDLPAAIGVGVGLGGGVIAILLFAPLVWVGVVAVAMAVATHEVVRRLRTGGFSIPVLPLLIGGQAMVWLTLPFGPAGALGGFGGTVVLCLIWRLLSGGLSAAPDNYLRDVSVTVFLAAWIPLFGAFGALLIYPDDGAGRVFCLMLGVVASDVGGYTAGVLFGKHPMVPAISPKKSWEGLAGSLVLGIVVSVLAVTFLLDKPAWVGVPLGIMLVITGTLGDLVESQVKRDLGIKDMGTLLPGHGGLMDRIDSVLPSAVATWIVLTLLA
- the frr gene encoding ribosome recycling factor, which translates into the protein MIDETLFDAEEKMEKAVSVAKDELGSIRTGRANPGMFSRINIDYYGSMTPITQLASINVPEARLVVIKPYEASQLRAIEDAIRNSDLGVNPSNDGTIIRVAIPQLTEERRRELVKQAKAKGEDAKVSVRNIRRKAMEELSRIKKDGEAGEDEVSRAEKDLEKSTHTYTAQIDELVKHKEGELLEV
- the pyrH gene encoding UMP kinase, with the protein product MADSNVAGRAAPIRPLYTRVLLKLGGEMFGGGQVGLDPDVVAQVARQIAEVVRSGAQVAVVIGGGNFFRGAQLQQRGMERTRSDYMGMLGTVMNSLALQDFLQKEGIDTRVQTAITMGQVAEPYIPLRAVRHLEKGRVVIFGAGMGLPYFSTDTTAAQRALEIGAEVVLMAKAVDGVFTDDPRTNPDAELITAISHREVIDRGLKVADATAFSLCMDNGMPILVFNLLTSGNIARAVAGEKIGTLVTT
- a CDS encoding class I SAM-dependent methyltransferase, with product MTTPEEVFESAYRGDGPTFAGMRPPWSIGEPQPEIAKLIDAGKFHGEVLDAGCGEAATSLYLAERGFTTVGLDQSPTAIELARAEAARRGLTNATFEVADISSFTGYDGRFGTIVDSTLFHSMPVELREGYQQSIVRAAAPGATYVVLVFDKATMGDTGPANPVTADELRDVVGRYWVIDDISPARIHANVPAEFTDFAAFAGSDIRDEGNGRKSVAGWLLQAHLG
- a CDS encoding MarR family winged helix-turn-helix transcriptional regulator, with product MLDMSDILEVQPLGFLMYRVTAVLQPAVAAQLQPLGLKLPEFVCLRILSTAPGQSNAELARHINVSPQAMNNVLRALEDKGAVRRPDTASSGRALPAELTPDGAKLLKHAEAAVLTAEEQVLANLTPTQRRELKRLLAHAVD
- a CDS encoding MFS transporter — translated: MTSTPAVTHGKSAEPDPATSGSSRASRIRWAVAVFCAVGLAINYIDRSAVSVSLPFMTEDFHLTPTEKGLILSAFSWSYALMQIPAGRLIDRFGERVMFGASVLVWSVFTGATGLVNSFGALLGLRLGLGVGEAGAYPAAAKTVSHWFPLRLRSRATSVYDSGARIGSAAATPLIALVIGLWGWRAAFVFAGALGVLWAIGWWAWYRRPEVMSAVNEAELAIIHESHREQAAANRDPDAKPMRILELFARRTVWGMMLGFFCLNFMITFFLTWFPSYLVEERGFDLLKLGVFGMIPPLAAILGSWVGGLVGDYLLARGWSLNRVRKTCLVGGMLVCSVIALAAVAPHAWQALVLMSISYAASAFTIVTIWCLPADVVDSSTVGSLGATQNFFSNIGSALSPIVIGALYGATGSFEVPLLLTGAVVVGGALCFGLLIKRVEPIR
- a CDS encoding DeoR/GlpR family DNA-binding transcription regulator — protein: MTQRTDIDVQNPFGGDNDGDGDDQGDERGARRRDIRGARRREQILQLLQTVESGSMSVEEIAERFNVSFATVRRDLSRLHQDRHITRTYGGVALTVPAELSIHQRHLEFTREKDAIGRVAAEAVTDGAVVIVDAGTTTEFVARHLTAADVTVFTNGIGAINILARKEHVSLVVLGGRLRRVNETISGAEAENMLRSVVADFAFVGADAVHPEYGVASRTLEQSRLKTLMMQRARQTVVVADHRKLTTDQFNYWSELPANWRFVTDDGAETEAGSAALEELRRIGADIDLAHPLRVLIETAEERGTES